The segment ATTCGCTGGCTGGTACAAATCGTGGCTCGCTCCCGGTGCGTTACCGATCCTGCTTGCAACGAAGCAGCCGCTAACGGTAGCCGCTAACCAAGCCTGGAAGGCATGTGACAATATTGTTCGGAGGGTAGCTATGGCGCATCGATGGGCCCCCGCTCAGTATTGGTCTGTAATAGAACGGATGGTCGAAGATAAGCGCCACTTCGACCACGCTTACCTCGGAGTCCCGGCCTCGACACATGGGCGGAGGGTCACGCTCCCTTGGAAGGCGTTCGTGAACGAGCGAATCCACCCGCTCTCGACCTACCTCTCAAAGCCCAGCCGTTCGGCGACCGGAGGACTCAATTCGGGGCTCGGCAGCACGGTGCTCGCGCTCATCAGGAACTCATTGAACCTAGTGACGATTGTGGCCGCCTTCGGTATGGTCGTGGCATACGTACTGGCTCTCCAAAAGTACGGGATCGCAATGCTCTCAGAGTTCAAACTTGTTCCTGAGGCTGCTGGAGAAGGTCACGGAAAGTTCCTTGAGTCAGCCCTCCAGGCTATTGAGCTCATGATCCTTGCCCCCCTTCCGTATCTGCTTATGCTCGGGCTGAGCCGATACGTCGACGCTGTAACGAGCGGCAAAGACACCAAGAAGGCCAAGGCGGAACTGTTGAACTTCAAGGGGTTTGAGGTGGCGCTACTCATTGGCGCAACGGGTGCACTGCTGGTCTCCGCGTTCGTTCGATTTCTCGGGACAAGCTCGGGCGGCGATCCGAAGCCGGGGACTCTGTGGCTCATCGGCGTCGCCCTTGGCGCAATCGGCATATTGGCGCTGTACTACTTCAAGCTAGAGGAGGCGGCTGATGAAGAGGAGAAGCACGTGAGGGCAAACCCAAGCGATGTCCTGCCGTTCGAGCTACACGCACAGCGACTCCGAAGAGAAAGCCGATTCTTGGAAGCGGGCGAAGTCTATGAACAGGCTGGCCACTTTGTTCTAGCCCACTCTGACAACCTTGAGGACTCTCGCGGGTTTGCGCTCATGGCCCATGGAGAGCTGTGTAGGATTCGCGCGCACGTCGAGGAGAAGTCCGGTGAAGCCTACGTGCAGGCCAAGGCGGATTTCCTGGAGCACTTGCTCGCCATGAAGGGGGTCGATTCAGACAAGACCGACCGCCATGTGATCCCCGTGATCATGCTCGGCAAGGAGTTAAAACTCTCGGCTGAAGACATGGGTCTCAGCGACTGGCCGTACGAGGATGACACCGTTGCAAACATGGTCAAGCGGTGGTCAAAAGATGACCCGTCGCAGACTCCGGCCACGCCAGAGCCGTCTCCCTAGCCCGAACTAGAAACCGGCGGTGAAGACGACGCGCATGACTTCGTCGGGCGTCGTTACGCCCGCAAGCACCTTGCCCAATCCGTCTTCGCGCAGCTCTTGCATGCCGTTCGCCTTGGCGGCGGCTTTGATATCGTTTAGCGGCGCGCGGCGCACGATCAGCTCAGCGATCTCCGTGTTCATGCACATGAGCTCGTGGAAGCCGGTTCGGCCGCGGAAGCCCGACATCTTGTTCGTCTCTGCGGGGATGCCACGCCATAGTTGCACTTTCGCTTCGGGGTCTTCGACCTTGAATCCAAATCGTCGCAAATCCATCTGAGTCACTTCGTACGACTCGCGGTGGTCAGGGTCAATCCGTCGTCCCAGTCGCTGGGCGAGACAGCCGATGAGGGTCGCCGCGATGAGGTAGGGCTCGACACCCATGTCGACCATACGTAGGGTGGCCGAAGGCGCATCGTTCGTGTGCAGGGTGGACAATACCAAGTGGCCCGTGAGCGACGACTCAATGGCGATTTCGGCCGTTTCCAAGTCGCGCATTTCACCGACCATGATGATGTCCGGGTCCTGACGGAGGAAGGCGCGGAGCGCGTTGGCGAAGTTCAGTCCCGCCTTCTTGTTCACCTGCACCTGGGCGATACCGCCGATCTGGTACTCGACCGGATCTTCGACGGTCACGATGTTCACCCCGACCGAGTTCAGCTTGTTAAGCACCGAATACTGGGTCGTGGTTTTGCCCGAACCGGTGGGTCCCGTACAGAGGAACAATCCGTTCGGCTGAGCAGTGAGCTCTTCGATTTTGAGCTGATTCTCTTCGGTAAATCCGAGTTTGCCCAAGCCGATCATGACGCTCGACTTGTCCAGAATACGCATAACGATCTTTTCGCCGAATGGCGTGGGGATCGAGCTTACGCGAAGATCAAACTCTTTGCCCTGGTGGCGAACTTCGATACGACCGTCTTGCGGGACGCGGCGCTCGGCGATGTTCATGTCCGCCATGATCTTCAAACGGCTGATGAGCGGGGCCTGAAGGTTCTTGGGGACAGTCATGGCTTCGGCAAGAACACCGTCCACACGGTACCGGACGCGGACGCCACGGACCTGGGGCTCGACGTGGATGTCCGATGCACGGTCAAAAATGGCTTGCTGGATTACCGCGTTTGCGAGCCGAATGATCGGCGCCTGCTCGGCCATCTTCTCAGCTTCGGCATCCGGGGTCTCGTCGTCTTCGCTTCCACGACCCACGGCGGCTTCGGCCATGATTCGGCGCATGTCACCCGCGGGTTGGGCGGCGGGCGATGCTTCTTCGCGCTTGGCTGGTGCGGTCTCGCCACCCACGGCAGTGGCCACGGGGGAACTGTAATACTTGCGGATCGCGTCCTCGATGGCCCCGGGGACGGCCATGACGGGCTTGACGCGTAGCCCAGACACCATGCGGATATCGTCCTGAGCGGCGATGTCGTTAATGTCCTTCATCGCTAGCCAGAGGCCCACGTCGTCTTTGCGGACAGGGATGACGTTATGGTTCTTGACCAAG is part of the Chthonomonas sp. genome and harbors:
- the tadA gene encoding Flp pilus assembly complex ATPase component TadA, which encodes MDRMPLDQWLLQKGFITGEQLNEAKRVQQQSGQKDIGRVVIDLKMVGEREVVQGRAQEAGVPFVNLDDITIESSALNVVPDRLVKNHNVIPVRKDDVGLWLAMKDINDIAAQDDIRMVSGLRVKPVMAVPGAIEDAIRKYYSSPVATAVGGETAPAKREEASPAAQPAGDMRRIMAEAAVGRGSEDDETPDAEAEKMAEQAPIIRLANAVIQQAIFDRASDIHVEPQVRGVRVRYRVDGVLAEAMTVPKNLQAPLISRLKIMADMNIAERRVPQDGRIEVRHQGKEFDLRVSSIPTPFGEKIVMRILDKSSVMIGLGKLGFTEENQLKIEELTAQPNGLFLCTGPTGSGKTTTQYSVLNKLNSVGVNIVTVEDPVEYQIGGIAQVQVNKKAGLNFANALRAFLRQDPDIIMVGEMRDLETAEIAIESSLTGHLVLSTLHTNDAPSATLRMVDMGVEPYLIAATLIGCLAQRLGRRIDPDHRESYEVTQMDLRRFGFKVEDPEAKVQLWRGIPAETNKMSGFRGRTGFHELMCMNTEIAELIVRRAPLNDIKAAAKANGMQELREDGLGKVLAGVTTPDEVMRVVFTAGF